Part of the Nicotiana tabacum cultivar K326 chromosome 20, ASM71507v2, whole genome shotgun sequence genome, AATATCATCAAATCATCCACTTCTTCAAATAACAAGAGCACAAAACCAAGAAAAAATGGCAGCAATATAAGTAGTACTCAAAATGCAGAGCAACAACAGAACAATTGCAGATACTTAGGCGTAAGGAGAAGGCCATGGGGTAGATATGCTGCGGAGATAAGAGATCCGAATACGAAAGAATTCAAagttgggttttcaaaaattattatttgttttgacTGGGTGTTGTtataaataattgagaatatattttggagtttatatctcaattttgaggggttttggtgaagatttagacttggttttggctgaatttcatattgaaactcgaagaagaagaagaagaagaagaagaagaagaagaagaagaagaagaagaagaagaagaagaagaagaagaagaagacatattgtagaaattgtagataaattatagattgttttttgcagaagatttgtagaagttttagtcgtttttgatttgtgaaaacagaaaacaaagcatctacaatcagaatacaaataatctacaattcatctacgaaatatctacaaactgggtatattgaattttaatatcccaattcccattcgattgtagtttaattgggattttcgacataattgcgttttttgcagaagatttgtagaagttttagtcgtttttgatttgtgaaaatagaaaacaaagcatctacaatttgaatacaaataatctacaatttatctaaaAGATATCTACAAATTGGGTACATTAAATTTTTATATTCCAATtctcattcaattgtagcataattgtgatttttgacataattgcgttttttcagaagatttgtagaagttttagccgttttttatttgtgaaaacagaaaataaagcatctacaatcagaatacaaataatctacaatttatctacaatttctgcaatatgtcgtcttcttcttctttgagtttcaatctgaaattcagtcaaaaccaagtctaatcttcaccaaaatccctcgaaattgagatataaacttcaaaccatattcatgattattttcaacaacacctaatccaaacaaataatgatttttgaaaacccaaatttgaattcaaagctttcaagctttttaatgactgtcaatggtggaaaatatctggaagaatatttacTTCCATATTTGTAGCGCGCCTAAATAGGAATATCTAGAAGAATATTTAGTTCCAGATTTGTAGCGCGCCTAATTAGGAAGGAATCAACTCCTAATAATTGATATTTAATGAATGGTATATATTTTGTAGAATAACTGTAAACATGGCGGGTAAATATAAAACTATgcacatttttggtaataagatttcatatatggtataggaaggAAAAAGTCTCATTAGTTATTCCTCCTTTCCATGGGGATAAAAAAACACTACAATCCCGGGACAATTAATCATGGCATTAATTATACCGCAATTTTctcccaaccaaacatgggataaaCTCTTCTTAAATTTAGTCCCGGAATTAATTATTCCTTGTCCTCGTACTAAACGAGCCCTAAGTGGTGTATCAAAGCTATTGTTACAAACAAGGCTAACACTCGACTACTGTTACATGGTATAAAAAAGCAAGAAACTTATATCAAAACATAGCAGCTAGCATGTAATTGTATCAGAAAACTCAGAACATCACACTCTAATAACAGTATAACACAAGGAACAAAGGAATATAGGTCCCAAAAGCTAAAATATGTAGGAACATACAACTAAAAATGCAGCCTAACTATTCACAGGAAAATAATAAGCTGAGCTAGTTGAACAAAGATAAAGCATAGGAGTACAGTGTCCATATGTCTCACATTCTGCCGTACTCCACATCCTCAAAAGGGTTGGAATTTGTACCGGATCGCTGATTCAGTTGTACCTCCGGGCGCTCTACCTCTAATCCTCCGTTAGTAGGGTGGACATGTTGCGTGCTACTGCGGAACTCCTCCAATGCCCGGAAATATGCATATGGTCCCCATCCTGAGGACAGAGATAACAAAAGAACAAGTAAATTTAACAATATCCAACCGGGTAGTACACGTTATGAGCTTCTGAGATTAACTTATACAAAGAGTCTGAATAACATAAATGACTAGAGATAAAGAATGAGACTCCAAGCCGTGGTTCATACGGCTGTGGGAGCTAGATGTTGGCAGGGGGTCAATTGAATCCCCTTCACGGGAAAATTATACTGTATAAATTGTGCAAAACCGACTTTTTGATTATATATAAACCCTTGAATCCCCTGGACACAAGGCAATATTCTAGTATAGTGGTAAAGGCGGCTCAAAGTTGTTTTAGGTCATACGTTTCAAATCCTAGGTATACTCTTTTGAATCCTCTTGTTTGTATTTCCGGCTCCGCCACATATGACTTTCAGATTATGCTAAATTCTTTGATATTTTTTGCCATGTCCTCAAAATTGTCCAGATCCAAATAAATTCACCATAATCTTCTTGCTATTAGGTTCTATCCCTTTCATTGATCATTCGCGACAATAAAGAAAATCCCTAATAAATTAACAGAGAAACACTGTTGTATTTCTGGACTTCTACTGATGCAATATGTAGTGTAATACTAATAACTacaacaactatgcctcaatcccCAACAAGTTGAGGTGGGTCCATTGAATTAGGAAAACTTAAaacacaaatataataaaagcaaGAGGAGATTAGTGGCAACCATACCTTCTGTATGGTATGGAGCTGGGAAGAACTGCAGGTAACAGAGTGTCGCGACAACAAGGCCTGAAATGTGAAAAACATGGAATATTAATCGAAAAACTGAAAATGCAATCTTCATTGACTGCACAATGCAGAACTTCAACACAAACCTATCAATCCTCCGGCAAACACGTCTTGCCAATGATGCCAGTAGTCATCCACGCGTGAAACCCCGACAAGACATGCCATTAGGAGAGGAAGAATAACTATACATAGTTTTGCTACATGTCCTCGACGATCAAATGCTTTAATCTTCCCTGCCAAATACAATGATAGAAACCCAAGACCAGCAAATGACCCTGCAAGAAGAACCATAATTTTGTCGAATCAAACTTTACGAAATGCAGAAATCCTTTTTAAGTGTATAAGCAATCTTTATCAAAGGTTTCAACTAAAAAAACTCAGGAAATCCTGTTTTGATTTGGATATAGTGGAATCGGAGAAAGTTGAGCTACATACATGAGGTATGCCCGCTTGGAAAGCTCTTATGTCCTTCCTTTATATCACTTTCTTTACCATGACATATCACGTCTCCCCACTGATCATAAACCTGAAAAAAGAACCGGAAAATGAATCAAATGAACCagtaaacaataacaacaacaacaacaacaacaacaacaacaacaaaaaatccagTGTAATTCTacatagtggggtctggggagggtagtgtatatgcaaaccttacccctatctcattgagatagagaggttgtttccaatagatccTCGGCTCAGTGAACCATAAGCACAATAGTAATGAAAAGAAGACAGCTAGACACAACAATGAGGAGCCATAGAAAAGAATCATTgaaaacaacaagatagtaagatgACCAAAATGAAAGCAACAACAGGCAATAATATAAACGTAAGACTAAAAACAATACGAAAAATGAAACAGTAAGTAAAGTTACAACAATCAAGAATATCAGATAGACATACATAGGCTTTTATTGAGTCCAATAGAAATGCACTAAGTTGCTACCCTTAGCTATTGCAGTTTGATCAATAATTACTAGAAGAACGATAAAGCACATAAAGAACTGTCAAGTTTTGCAGCCTAGAGTACTTTTGCGCAGCTAAAATATGGAAGCTTTCTTTCACTAAAGCATTTACTAGGAAAGAGTAGCATTATCAGAAAATCAAGAACTGGATACATACATCTTTACCATCAGGAAAACAACGCCAGAAAAAGTCTGGTCGAGGACGGCCTACTGCATTCTTGATGGCATCCGTGAGTACAGCCGTAATTAGTATGGCAAATAAGAGGCCTGCAATTTTTGGTTTAAGTTCAAGGCAATTAGTAAAGTTACTCAGCATACAACGGGTGGACATTCCTTTTACTacaacaaagaaaatcaaagtcgCAGAGACAAAAATGCTTCTACTGAATATTCTACCCCGTCCTCCATATTGCCCGAATATTCACCCACAAAAAAAATGGAGAACCAAGAAGGCAGCCCGGTAAactaagctctcgctatgcgcggggtccggggaaggaccggaccacaatggtctattgtacacagcctcaccctacatttctgcaagaggctgtttccatagctcgaacccgtgacctcccggtcacatggcagcaactttaccagttacgccaagtcTCCCTTTCAAGGGGGATTAAATTACCTAATCAACTAAACCAAGATCCAAATGAGTTACTATATTTTAGTAGTAATGAAAGGGGAAAATGGATCTAAAATGAAATTACCTAGAATGCTGTGGTGCAGATCGTAGACGTCCCTCCTCCTCAGATAGATGAGAACAAAGATGATAATAGGCAATATAATTGCATATAGCTGTTCATCAAAGAAATCTGTTAGAAACAGTTAAAACTCTGAGATTTAAATGAACTTCCTCTACATTAAACTAATACTCGACTCGATATGTTAAAATACTATATGTACACTTACAGGAACAGACCACACTGGGACTGTATTATCTTTCATGGGATACTTCAGATCTGTCATCATATCCTTTCCAACAAAACGATGAAATGGACCGATGATATAAAGGACTATCTCTATGACTACGAGCAGCAACAATATAATCCAGTCATGCATGTGAATTCTTGCAACTGATGCTCCATGAGACTTAATAGTATGTCCGCATCCGAGCTCAATCTCATTTCTATTGCCCTGTTTCATTTTGATAAAGAAACATTAGTATGTGTGTTGTTGTAAAACCTAACTAGTACATAAACTTGATAGTTTCCTTGATAAAACTTTCAAATTTGAAGTTAGCAAAACCAGAATGAATAACCAGTTCATTTTGAACCACACAACATAATCAACAGAAAGGGACAACAACTACTACGCCTCAAACACAAGCAATTTGGGGCCGGCTATGAATTCTCAATATCCATATCGCTTTTTAGTCCAATCTTAGTCCAGTATTATATAGGAGAATAATTAAGAATAAGGATAAAAAAGGATTTAGAAGTTTCTATATTTTCAACTGGAAAATCAACAAAAATGGGAATGACTAACAAAATTTGTTAATCCATTATGATATTTAAACGTTTTCAGGAGAAAAAAAGACTGCTATTGACGACAACGTGTTGAGATTTCAAGAAACTAATCCCGCAGAAAAGTTGGTCAGAGATAAACCTACATAACACCATCTACGCTCCAACTCTACAAATCTTCCAATATTGCTACAACAACTATAACGCCGCAATTCCAAACTAGTTGGGGTCAGCTGTAGATCTGCCGATATTACTATGAGTTCAAAAATCCACTTTCTAGTTATGTTACTGGAGTACTAAATTGCACCGGTTGAAAATAAGACTTCAATTATTTGTTTTCGTGGAAGCAGctactaatgcttgcattagggtaggttgtCTTCGTTATACCCTTAGGGGTGCGGCCTTTCTGCGAACCTAGCGTGAATgcaggatgctttgtgcaccCGGCTGCAATACTTGTTAATCTGTAATTCAGTTCAATCCCCACTATTCTACTCATCCCataaaaaattggatttttcatCTCAAAATCCACAGAGTTCTGCTAAACAAGACAGTCAATAACAATTTTACAATAAACCATATGAATAAAGGACAATTGCAAGAgataaaaacagaaagagaaattCAATAGCAGAATCagaaataaaaaactaaaaataaataccaaaagaaa contains:
- the LOC107813721 gene encoding lipid phosphate phosphatase 2-like, which encodes MGWKDKIKTVFQGNRNEIELGCGHTIKSHGASVARIHMHDWIILLLLVVIEIVLYIIGPFHRFVGKDMMTDLKYPMKDNTVPVWSVPLYAIILPIIIFVLIYLRRRDVYDLHHSILGLLFAILITAVLTDAIKNAVGRPRPDFFWRCFPDGKDVYDQWGDVICHGKESDIKEGHKSFPSGHTSWSFAGLGFLSLYLAGKIKAFDRRGHVAKLCIVILPLLMACLVGVSRVDDYWHHWQDVFAGGLIGLVVATLCYLQFFPAPYHTEGWGPYAYFRALEEFRSSTQHVHPTNGGLEVERPEVQLNQRSGTNSNPFEDVEYGRM